Proteins from a genomic interval of Hippocampus zosterae strain Florida chromosome 14, ASM2543408v3, whole genome shotgun sequence:
- the LOC127614365 gene encoding protein FAM163A-like, with product MSAGTIVIAGGILAGVILLCIIAVLCYCRLQYYCCKKNEAETDADPAPAAPPSAPLSHFPCDTCDALANDGAAIAPVSLGQLDAAAPPCRACSPHTRRAAPQVLNGGERLGFHTYYETPLPLVYMCPASPPRPYSTQV from the exons ATGTCAGCAGGAACGATTGTGATAGCGGGAGGAATTCTTGCCGGAGTGATACTACTGTGCATCATCGCCGTCCTCTGTTACTGCCGACTACAG TATTACTGCTGTAAGAAGAACGAGGCGGAAACCGATGccgacccggccccggcggcgcCGCCGTCCGCCCCGCTCTCCCACTTCCCGTGCGACACGTGCGACGCGCTGGCCAATGACGGGGCCGCCATCGCGCCCGTCTCTTTGGGCCAGCtggacgccgccgcccccccgtgCCGCGCCTGCTCGCCGCACACCCGCCGCGCCGCCCCGCAAGTGCTCAACGGGGGCGAGCGTTTGGGCTTCCATACGTACTACGAGACCCCGCTACCGTTGGTCTACATGTGCCCGGCGTCCCCACCAAGGCCCTACAGCACCCaggtgtga
- the crlf1a gene encoding cytokine receptor-like factor 1a isoform X1 has protein sequence MDTFSRILLLLLLLHFAAVLSLSTHVAMVYPQDPVLRVGSNLTASCWVPPDAGVHASSLYWTLNGQRLPASTYRTLSPSNLSVTLSGLNASRQKSGDNLVCHNHKGHILAGSCIYVGMPPEKPLNLTCWSRNTKDLTCSWAPGGKGETSISTQYLLKYKLRWYGKEKECEEYTHTRPYSCSITRDLHLFTPYEIWVEASNQLGRASSDVIMLDILDVVTTDPPSGVTVSRVGQLEDQLSVRWEAPPALKDFLFQAKYQIRYRLEDSQDWKVMDDVGNQTSCRLAGLRPGTVYFVQVRCNPVGIYGSRKAGIWSEWSHPTAASTPHSERTASGSCDPKSSADSNSTLRRELKQFFGWARKHAYGCSSMSMKHYDQWRVLMQKSHKARNQVLQGDKS, from the exons ATGGATACGTTCTCGCGGAttctcctgctcctcctgctcctGCACTTCGCTGCGGTCTTGTCCCTGTCCACAC ATGTGGCAATGGTGTACCCCCAGGACCCCGTCCTCCGCGTGGGCTCCAACCTGACGGCCAGTTGCTGGGTGCCACCGGACGCCGGCGTCCACGCCAGTTCGCTGTACTGGACGCTGAACGGCCAGCGGCTGCCCGCCTCCACGTACCGAACGCTCAGCCCCAGCAACCTCAGCGTGACGCTCAGCGGTCTCAACGCCTCGCGGCAGAAGTCCGGCGACAATCTGGTGTGCCACAACCACAAGGGTCACATCCTGGCCGGCTCTTGCATCTACGTCGGAA TGCCTCCGGAGAAGCCTCTCAATTTGACATGCTGGTCTCGGAACACCAAAGACCTGACGTGCAGCTGGGCGCCGGGAGGGAAGGGGGAGACCAGCATTAGCACCCAGTACTTGCTCAAGTACAAGCTCAG GTGGTACGGAAAGGAGAAGGAGTGCGAGGAGTACACTCACACTCGGCCATACTCATGCAGCATCACTCGCGACCTGCATCTCTTCACCCCCTACGAGATTTGGGTGGAGGCGTCCAATCAGCTGGGCCGCGCCTCCTCTGACGTCATCATGTTGGACATTCTCGACGTGG TGACCACGGACCCTCCGTCAGGGGTGACAGTGAGTCGTGTGGGGCAGTTGGAGGACCAGCTGAGCGTTCGCTGGGAGGCCCCGCCGGCACTCAAGGACTTCCTGTTCCAGGCAAAATACCAAATCCGTTACCGACTGGAGGACAGCCAAGACTGGAAG GTGATGGATGACGTCGGCAACCAGACGTCTTGCAGGCTGGCGGGACTCAGACCTGGAACTGTGTATTTTGTGCag GTCCGATGTAACCCGGTGGGCATCTACGGTTCCCGCAAAGCTGGAATCTGGAGTGAATGGAGTCATCCCACCGCTGCGTCCACACCGCACAGTG AGCGGACGGCGTCAGGCTCCTGTGACCCCAAGTCGAGCGCCGACTCCAACTCGACGCTACGCCGCGAGCTGAAGCAGTTCTTCGGCTGGGCCCGCAAACACGCCTACGGCTGCAGCAGCATGTCCATGAAGCACTACGACCAGTGGCGGGTGCTCATGCAGAAGTCGCACAAAGCACGCAACCAG GTTCTCCAAGGGGATAAATCATAG
- the LOC127614117 gene encoding rab GTPase-activating protein 1-like yields the protein MMQEVSVTLSCDAQLVEQMTEEEILACLVAETGPHFAAVPTKKAKLRESRLQLMDEEDPLNKCQMENRRLQQTSLRLEQENDNLAHRLITSKVALRSALDKAEDSVEKLTSDLLLTRRQLQATEEEKQGKDEEASMLKEVLRRELERAEQEVKRSSGIIADYKQICSQLTIRLERQQDAHAQELRLLKSAVKACPRCSHHMAEYQEGEASDLRSDAPTSPPHGRGAAVAPGWERQHSGPTEAELRRENQERASLKAQIRQLEKELAQTKLQVVEANCKIQELEHERGILAHDLQDAKNNWISKAFTSLRTSTDGGPTGWKLSWPHKDGREQTLTGQWTTSSTSGVTNSEWRIPMVKDGALPRCTLERSGR from the exons atgatgCAAGAGGTGTCTGTAACGTTGTCCTGCGACGCTCAGCTGGTGGAGCAAATGACCGAGGAGGAGATCCTGGCTTGCTTGGTGGCCGAAACGGGACCCCACTTTGCG GCGGTCCCGACAAAGAAAGCCAAACTGAGAGAAAGTCGCCTTCAACTGATGGACGAGGAAGACCCCCTCAACAAATGCCAG ATGGAGAACCGCCGTCTTCAGCAGACCAGCCTCCGTCTGGAACAGGAGAACGACAACCTGGCCCACAGGCTCATCACTAGCAAAGTAGCCCTCAGGAGCGCCCTGGACAAG GCGGAGGACAGCGTTGAGAAGCTCACCAGTGACCTTTTGCTGACCCGACGTCAACTGCAGGCCACTGAGGAGGAGAAGCAAGGGAAAGATGAAGAGGCATCCATG TTAAAGGAAGTGTTGCGACGGGAGCTGGAGCGGGCCGAGCAAGAAGTGAAGCGGTCGTCAGGCATCATCGCGGACTACAAGCAG ATCTGCTCTCAGCTGACGATTCGTCTGGAGAGGCAACAGGACGCGCACGCGCAAGAATTGCGCTTGCTCAAG AGTGCAGTGAAGGCCTGTCCACGTTGTTCTCATCACATGGCGGAATACCAAGAAGGCGAAGCGTCGGATCTCCGGTCCGACGCGCCGACTTCGCCCCCGCATGGCCGCGGTGCAGCGGTGGCGCCGGGATGGGAACGGCAACACTCGGGTCCCACCGAGGCGGAATTGAGGCGGGAGAACCAGGAGAGGGCCTCCCTCAAGGCTCAGATCAGGCAGTTGGAGAAGGAGCTGGCTCAGACGAAATTACAGGTGGTGGAGGCCAACTGCAAGATCCAG GAGCTGGAGCACGAGAGGGGAATCCTGGCCCACGACCTCCAGGATGCCAAGAACAACTGGATCAGCAAGGCCTTCACTTCGCTGCGCACGTCCACCGACGGAGGCCCGACTGGATGGAAGCTGTCGTGGCCTCACAAAGACGGCCGAGAACAG ACACTGACAGGTCAGTGGACAACGTCCAGCACAAGTGGTGTGACAAACTCTGAGTGGCGGATCCCCATGGTGAAAGACGGCGCCCTGCCAAGGTGCACCCTAGAACGCTCTGGGCGGTAG
- the crlf1a gene encoding cytokine receptor-like factor 1a isoform X2 codes for MDTFSRILLLLLLLHFAAVLSLSTHVAMVYPQDPVLRVGSNLTASCWVPPDAGVHASSLYWTLNGQRLPASTYRTLSPSNLSVTLSGLNASRQKSGDNLVCHNHKGHILAGSCIYVGMPPEKPLNLTCWSRNTKDLTCSWAPGGKGETSISTQYLLKYKLRWYGKEKECEEYTHTRPYSCSITRDLHLFTPYEIWVEASNQLGRASSDVIMLDILDVVTTDPPSGVTVSRVGQLEDQLSVRWEAPPALKDFLFQAKYQIRYRLEDSQDWKVMDDVGNQTSCRLAGLRPGTVYFVQVRCNPVGIYGSRKAGIWSEWSHPTAASTPHSERTASGSCDPKSSADSNSTLRRELKQFFGWARKHAYGCSSMSMKHYDQWRVLMQKSHKARNQVGSPRG; via the exons ATGGATACGTTCTCGCGGAttctcctgctcctcctgctcctGCACTTCGCTGCGGTCTTGTCCCTGTCCACAC ATGTGGCAATGGTGTACCCCCAGGACCCCGTCCTCCGCGTGGGCTCCAACCTGACGGCCAGTTGCTGGGTGCCACCGGACGCCGGCGTCCACGCCAGTTCGCTGTACTGGACGCTGAACGGCCAGCGGCTGCCCGCCTCCACGTACCGAACGCTCAGCCCCAGCAACCTCAGCGTGACGCTCAGCGGTCTCAACGCCTCGCGGCAGAAGTCCGGCGACAATCTGGTGTGCCACAACCACAAGGGTCACATCCTGGCCGGCTCTTGCATCTACGTCGGAA TGCCTCCGGAGAAGCCTCTCAATTTGACATGCTGGTCTCGGAACACCAAAGACCTGACGTGCAGCTGGGCGCCGGGAGGGAAGGGGGAGACCAGCATTAGCACCCAGTACTTGCTCAAGTACAAGCTCAG GTGGTACGGAAAGGAGAAGGAGTGCGAGGAGTACACTCACACTCGGCCATACTCATGCAGCATCACTCGCGACCTGCATCTCTTCACCCCCTACGAGATTTGGGTGGAGGCGTCCAATCAGCTGGGCCGCGCCTCCTCTGACGTCATCATGTTGGACATTCTCGACGTGG TGACCACGGACCCTCCGTCAGGGGTGACAGTGAGTCGTGTGGGGCAGTTGGAGGACCAGCTGAGCGTTCGCTGGGAGGCCCCGCCGGCACTCAAGGACTTCCTGTTCCAGGCAAAATACCAAATCCGTTACCGACTGGAGGACAGCCAAGACTGGAAG GTGATGGATGACGTCGGCAACCAGACGTCTTGCAGGCTGGCGGGACTCAGACCTGGAACTGTGTATTTTGTGCag GTCCGATGTAACCCGGTGGGCATCTACGGTTCCCGCAAAGCTGGAATCTGGAGTGAATGGAGTCATCCCACCGCTGCGTCCACACCGCACAGTG AGCGGACGGCGTCAGGCTCCTGTGACCCCAAGTCGAGCGCCGACTCCAACTCGACGCTACGCCGCGAGCTGAAGCAGTTCTTCGGCTGGGCCCGCAAACACGCCTACGGCTGCAGCAGCATGTCCATGAAGCACTACGACCAGTGGCGGGTGCTCATGCAGAAGTCGCACAAAGCACGCAACCAGGTAG GTTCTCCAAGGGGATAA